AGCGGTTTTACGCCATTTACCTGGTACTCCGCAGATAAAACGGGTGTTGTACGATATTATCTCCATACCAACACCCTTTGTTATAGCGATTTTACAACTAGAACCAGAAGTATTACCACGGTTGACCCGACCGTAAGCTGCAGTGCGGTAGCAAACCTGACATCAAGCCTTCCGGCCAATAATGCAGTGAAAGTGAACTGGACAGTGGTAAGCGGCAATCCTGCCGGATTTGAGATTTGTTTTTCATTGACAAACACGCCACCGACCGAAACATCCAATTATTTCACGGTACCTGGCAACCTCAGGAACTACACCAAAACCGATTTGGCAGGGAATACACTGTATTATTATTGGATACGGTCTAATTGCGGCACATCGAAAAGTGTATGGACAGCAGGAGGCAGCTTTACAACTTTGGGAACAACTGATTGTCTCTCGGGCACTATAAATTCACCAGGGGAATTTACGCCGGCATACAGCGGAACAACCGAATTTGTAAGCGGTTTATCTTCTTCGGGATTCACCACCGGAAAATATGTTAATGTCTATGTGCTTCCCAATAAGGTTCTTACGTTTTCTTCTTCTTCAAGTCGCGTAATTACCATCACCAGTCCGGACAAGGTCACGGTTTACGCACGTGGGATTGGGTCTTTGACATGGAAATCTGAAAATGTCACCGGAATAGTGCGTGTATACCTCCATGAAGATTCCACATGCAGTACGGTACAGAACAGTGCATCCTTGTATCTCACTGCCGAAGCGGCCTGTTTGGCTGTTCCGGCAAATGTTACGGTGTCTAATTTTGTTGCCAATACCGCTACCTTATCATGGACCGATCCTGCAAATGAAGGCAGTTATGATTATGTGTACAGTACCTCACCCGTCGCACCTGGATATGCTTATTCCTCGTCTTTCCGATACAGCAGTGGTAATCCGGTGGTGCTTGAGCCGCTGTTGCCTTCAACGACTTACTACTATTGGGTGCGTTCGCGTTGTGGTTCTTACGCTTTCAGTGACTGGGCCGCGGGCAGCTTTACCACGCAGGCGGTGTTTCTTTGCACCAACGGTCCTCTGTCTGCTGCAGTCCCTAACTTTACACCTGCCTGCACCGGCAGTCAGGAATTGCTATCAGGAAGTACCAGTGCCGCTATCTACAATAATATAAATGTAATCCCTTATAAGCAATACACTTTTTCCACGTCAAGAGCCACCGACTATATCACAATAACCAATGCAGACGGCACGGCACTCATTGCCAGAGGCACTGCGTCGGTTACGTGGATTTCAGGCATGACAGGCGTGGTGCGTTTTTATGTACATGCGAATGCCGCTTGTGGCGAAGATGGCCTCTCCAGGTCGAAATACGTGCGCTGCAGCAATCCCCCATGTGATGCACCGCCAACCACTGTTGCGACAAACATCACGGCAAATGCCGCCACGATAGAGGTAACGGCCCCGGCAACCCCGTCGACTTACGGGTATGAATATTACCTGTCCACGAGTCCGAACACACCGTCGTCATCGGTAACCGTTTCCGGCACCATCCCTGCTGGAAGCCTTTCAAAGGAAATTACCGGTTTGAACAGGGGTACCAATTATTACTATTGGGTACGCACCGTATGCTATCCGGGGGTGACCAGCAACTGGAATAGCGGCAGCTTCATGACGCCCTGCGACGCGCCATCAGCCGTTACGGTCAGCAATGTAGGTACGACCACGGCAACAGTATCATGGACCACACCGGCATTGGCACCGACCGTAGGCTACCAGGTGTACGTTACGACCAGCACGGCGGTCCCGGGCACCATGACTATTACCAATACCACCACAAATAATTTCAGGAACTTTACAGCACTTCTCGACGGTACTACATACTATGTATGGGTTCGTTCGATATGTACCAATAGCGGCGTATGGGTCAGCGGAGGCAGTTTTACCACGCATGCTATGGGTTGCAGGTCCGGAAACATATTCCCGTCAACTACTTTTACACCTGCCTGCGATACAGGTTCCCAAATTATAGCTACCAACGCCTGGGCAGGGGAATACACCAATGTAAACGTGCTTCCTGACAGGCAATACGTTTTCGGAAGTTCTGTCAGTACCGATTTTATCACGATAACCAACCTTGATGGAGGCGTGGTCTACGCTTATGGCACCACGCCGCTGGCCTGGTCTTCGGGCGCAGGCGTTGAAAGCAATCTGATCAGGTTCTACATCCATACCAATGATTACTGCGGGACTGAGAATGTAAACCGGGTGAGGACGATTGCCTGCCAGGCGCCGGGAAGTTGTGCTGCACCGCAAGGCTTATCTGCCGGTGAGCTGAAATCGGAATCAGCGCGTATCTCATGGAATATCCCGCTGTTCCCACCGTCGAACGGATACCAGTTCTATGTGGCTACAGAGAATATCGCCCCTTCAGCGAGTTTCCCGACAACGGATAACACTGCCGGGGAAAATTCCTTCGTAGTGACCGGCCTGACGCCGTCAACAGCCTATTTCTACTGGGTGCGCTCTGTTTGCGCATCAGGCCCGGGTGCCTGGGTCGCCGGAGGTTCGTTTATGACGGCGGCACCCGGATGTACCAACGGAGGCCTGTTCCCGACAGAAACTTTTACGCCACTGCGTACGGGCGAGCCTGAAGTGATCACCAATACGGCCTTTGCGGGATCCTATTCCAATGTAACGATGTTGCTGAGCAGGGATTACACGTTCAGCAGTTCCGTGGCTACGGATTATATTACCGTTACTTCCGCTGACGGCAGCGAAATTCTCGCCTACGGTATCACGCCGGTCAACTTCCATTCCTATGTGGATGGCGGCACGGTTAGGGTGTATTTCCACACCAATTCGGCCTGTGGCACGGAAAATATCGGCAGGGTCAGAACGGTTACGGCTTACCCCGATGTCCCTTGCGATGCCCCCACGAATATCAGGACTTCTTTACTGACATCGGAAATGGGACGTATAGCATGGGATGGCACCCATTGGGCTGAAGTTTATTTCTCTACCGAAAATATCGCACCGTTGGATTCCGATCCTGTCAATGCGACAAGGCTCGCTTATGATTCGACATCGTACAGTGGACTGCTTCCGAACACGACATATTATTATTGGATCCGTTCGTATTGCGAAGTCAACTGGAGCCAATGGGTTGCCGGAAGTTTTACCACCATCCCCGCAGTGAACCCGGGATGTAACGGAGCTCCGTTTGGGCTGTGGCCTGCCGCGACTTTTACACCGGTATGCTCACAAAGCCCCGAACTTATCGCTCCGGACAGCTGGCCGGGGGAATTTTCGAACGTCGTGGTACTGGATCAAAAGAAATACACTTTCGCCAGTTCCGTTTCCACAGATTATATTACGATTACAAATGAAGATGGTAGCGTATTGCTGGCTTCCGGCGTGACGCCCGTCGTATGGCAGTCAGGAAGCTATTCCGGATTGATCCGTTATCATCTGAATACCAATGCGGCTTGTGGTGTGGAGCAAGTGTCCAGATCAAGGTATATTACCTGTCAGGTTGATTGCGTCATCACGGCATCCGAAAGCGTTACTGCCTGCGAATCGTATGACTGGCATGGTGAAAACTATCATGACAGTGGCGATTACACCTATCAAAGCACCGACGAATCGGGATGCATTCATATCGAGACGCTGCACCTCACGATCAATCGCAATACAACGACATCGCTGGATGCAACGGCCTGTGATTCCTATGTGTGGAATGGTGTAACCTATACCGAAACCGGTGATTACACTTATGAAAGCACCAATGCATCGGGCTGCATCAACACAGCCAACCTGCACCTTCAGATCAACCACAGCACCGCAACATCGGAAGAGGTCACGGCTTGTGACTCTTATGAGTGGAATGGTCAGAACTATACCGAGAGCGGGGATTATACCTACACAGGCACCAATGCCTCAGGTTGTCCGAACGTTGCAACGCTTCACCTGACAATCAACCACAGCACGGCAACGTCTGAAGAAGCGACCGCCTGCGATTCGTATGACTGGCATGGCCAACGTTACAGGGAAAGTGGCGATTACACTTTCGAAAGTATCAATGCAGCCGGATGTACCCACACCGCGACGCTGCACCTGACCATCAACCCGTCAACGACCTCTGAAGAGACGGCGACGGCATGCGACAGCTACGAGTGGAACGGCCGTGAGTATACCGAAAGCGGCGACTACACCTACGAGGGCGTGAACGCCTTTGGCTGTACGCATACCTCCACGCTGCACCTGACGGTGAACCGCAGCACCACCACCGATGAGACGGCAACAGCCTGCGGCTCCTACCTGTGGCACGGTGTGACCTACACCAACAGCGGCGATTATACCTACAGCGGCACGAATGCCACGGGCTGTACCGAGACCGGTACCCTGCACCTGACGGTGAGCCACACCGCGGCCCCGACGGCCACGGCGCAGTCGTTCTGCAGCGGCAGCATCTCGAGCCTTACGGCAGCGGGCACCGACATCAAATGGTACGCTTCCCCGACAGGAGGTACTGCCCTTGGCGCCGATACGGCCCTGGAGATGGGAACCTATTACGCCAGCCAGACCCTGGGCGGCTGCGAGAGCGACCGCACTGCGGTCAGCGTGACGGTACAGGTGGGCATGCCATCGGCAGCCTCACCTCAGACTTTCGTATGCGGGGCCAGGAGGACGAACCTCTCGGCCACGGGCACCACGCTGAGGTGGTACACCACACCTTCGGGCGGCACGGCCATGGCCTCCTCAGACCTTCTGGCCAGCGGCACCTATTACGTGACCCAGACCATCGACGGCTGCCAGAGCTCGAGAAGGGCCGTTGAGGTGATCGTCAATACGATCGCCGCACCGGTGTCAAACGACCAGACCCATTGCTATAACGCTACGGTGGCCAACCTTACGGCCAGCGGCACCGACATCAGGTGGTATGCCACCGCCGCAGGCGGTACGGCACTGTCCACGGGCACGCAGCTTACTGCGGGCACCTACTACGCCTCACAGAAGACGGGCAGCTGCGAGAGCGCCAGGACGGCAGTCCTTGTGACGCTTTCGGGCCCTGCGCTTCCCGATGCGCCACAGGCACAGGCCTACAACTGCGGATCCAGGAGGACAAGCCTGGTGGCTACGGGCACGGGCCTTAAATGGTACACGTCGCCTATGGGCGGCACCCCGATGCTCTCCTCAGCGCAGCTCGTTACGGGCCCTTATTATGTGAGCCAGACCATCGACGGCTGTGAAGGCCCGAGGAGGGAAGTATCGGTGACGATCCTGTACCCTTCGGCGCCGACCGCCTCCACGCAGTTCTTCTGCACGGCGGCTACGGTGGCAAACCTTTACGCTACGGGCAGCGGCATCAAGTGGTATGCCTCTGAGACCGACACCACGCCGTTGGCATCGACTACCCCTTTGGTTACGGCTACCTATTACGCCTCACAGACCAATTCGATGATGTGCGAGAGCGCACGCACGGCCGTAGAGGTGATCACGGGCGGCGCACCTATGCCTGAGGCGCCCTCACCGCAGACGTTCGTTTGCGGCACCAGGCGTCCAAGCCTTGCGGCTACCGGCAGCGGGCTGGCCTGGTATACGGTACCGAGCGGCGGTACGGCACTGTCCTCTACGGCGGTGCTGTCCACGGGGACTTACTATGTGAGCCAGACCGTCAGCGGCTGCGTAAGCGGGCGCAGGGCGGTATCGGTTATCATCACCAACCCGTCGGCACCGGCTGCCACGGCGCAGGTATTGTGCTCGGGGTCTACTGTGGCCAACCTGGCGGCGGCCGGCACGTCCCTGAAATGGTACACGTCCCAGGCGGGCGGCACGGCACTGGCAACGGGGACGATACTTTCAGGCGGGACCTATTACGTATCACAGTCGGTGGGCGGCTGCGAGAGCGACCGTACGACGGTCAGTGTGACCATCAACACCGTGGCGATGCCTGATGCGCCCTCGCCGCAGGTCTTCAGCTGCAACGTGAAGCGCCCTGCCCTTACGGCTACGGGAACCAACCTGTTATGGTATACGGTGGCCACAGGCGGATCGGCGCTGCCCTCGACGGCGCAGCTCGCCACAGGCACCTATTACGTCTCCCAGACCATCGACGGCTGCACGAGTGCGCGCCGCGCGGTGTCGGTGAGCGTGAATGCTACGGCGCCACCGGCGGTATCTGACCAGTCACTCTGCCAGGGCAAGCTGGTAAGCGACCTTGTGGCTACGGGCACGGCACTGAGGTGGTATGCCTCGGCGAGCGGCGGGACTTCCCTTGCGGGGTCTTCGCAGCTTACGGCGGGCACTTACTACGTATCGCAGACCCTCAACGGCTGCGAGAGCCTTCGGGCGGCGGCCAACGTGACGCTGATCTCGTGCATGGTCAGGATGCCTGAGATGGTACAGCAGGAAACGCTCTCTCAGGAGGCGGTGGCTGCAGGGTACGGCATCAGGATATTCCCGAACCCGACCTCGTCGCTACTCAACATCAGGTCGGATGGCGACTTCAGGGCCGAGCATGTGGTGATCCTGGATTCAGCCGGCAGGGTGGTCCTCGAGCAGAAGGGCACTGAGGTGATCGACGTGTCGCGCTTTGCGGCAGGGGTATACATCCTTCGGGCGACCTCGGGCGAGAGGCAATACCAGGCGAAATTCGTCAAGGAATAATCAAAAAGTATACAGATAAGGAAAACCGGGCATTGTTCCCGGTTTTTTTATGGTGTATGGCAAGGTGGATGCGGTACGGGGCGGGAATCGGGATTTGGCGGATGCGCCTGCGGGTGACGCGGCGCCGCGCCAGCGACCGCAGCAAAGTGCCATGCACTGCGGAGTGCGCGGTCACGGTACGGCGACGGAGGAAGCCGTAACGGGAGGCGCCATAAAAAAAGTAATATACATGGCTCATCGGTTGTGGTATTATAACTTTCCCACAATCGTTTACAATGGCTTTCCTGTCAGCCCGTTATTTCTTACCTTCATAAAAAATACGATCATATGAAATGGTTTGGGCACCGCGAAAGCGGAAATATGGAAGACCGCCGCGGGATGTCGGGCGGCGGAAAGGCAGTGGCCGGAGGCGGGATTCTTGCCGTCATCGCGGTAATATACAGCCTGCTTACGGGCGCAGACCCTTCACAGTTGTTACAACAGGCGAATCCCGGTACCCAACAGGAGCAAACCCGGGCACTGACGGCACAGGAGGAGGAAGTTGGCCAGTTTATGCGCGTGGTGCTCGCCGATACGGAAGACGTTTGGTCTGCGCTGTTTCAGGAGCAGGGGATGAGCTATGAGCCGCCCACGCTGGTGTTGTTTACCGAAGGCGTCAGTACCGGCTGTGGGTATGCCACGTCAGCCGCAGGACCGTTTTATTGCCCCGAAGACGAGAAAGTGTACATGGACATGGCGTTCTTTACAGAGCTGCAGTCGCGTTTTGGCGCCAAGGGAGGCGACTTTGCCATTGCCTACGTGCTGGCCCATGAGATTGGCCATCATGTGCAACACCTGCTGGGCACATCGGACAAAGTCCACGACCTGCAGCAGCAGACCGATGAAAGCGGTGCCAACAGGCTTTCTGTAGAGCTGGAATTACAGGCCGATTTCTATGCCGGCGTCTGGGCGCACCACAGCCAACGACGCAACCAATGGCTTGAGGCGGGCGATGTCGAGGAGGCGCTCAGTGCCGCCAATGCGGTAGGGGATGACGCGCTGCAGAAACGGCTGCAGGGGCATGTCGTACCGGATTCGTTTACGCATGGGACTTCCGCGCAGCGGATGGCAGCGTTTAAAAAAGGATTCGCGGGCGGGGATTGGCAGTAGTTTCGTTCCGGTGGGTGCCGGAGTGAATTGTGCGGCCATGACGCCGGTCGATACGCCCCAAAGTCAGCTTGTACGCAAGCCGTTACAGGACGGCTTCACATTAATATACTATTCAATACGTCGCGTCCGGCTTCAGTCACGCCTTCGTTGCCGGCGGCCTCCGGCACGATGGCTTTTAACCGGAATACTGCGCCGTCATTTACGAAAGAATTAACATTCGTTTGATAAAGGTTCTTAAGTTTATGAGATAATTTTATTGGCTATGGAACAGCATACTAAAAAAGGATTTTTCTTCAAGCCTTACGACGCGCCATTGCTGTCGCCTTTCGATAAACTTTTTGGTATTTTTAAAGAGCTGATCACCCATACTTCGGGTGATTTCGATGAGGCGATCGATTGGCTTCGGCAATTGGACGAGGAATATAAACTCACTGACGACGCCTATACCATTGATGACTTCATCGAAGATTTAAAGAAGAAGGGATACATCCGCGAAGTGCTTAAAGACGACGGTACCTCAGGAACCGGCATCACCGCGAAGACCGAACGCGCAATCCGTCAGCAGGCACTGGATCAGATTTTCGGCAATCTCAACAAATCGGGTAGGGGGAATCACGGCACGAAGTATTCGAGCAGCGGCGATGAGCTGACGGGGGAATTCCGGGCCTATGCCTTCGGCGATGCCTTGGACAGTATATCGGTAACCGAGAGCCTGCGCAACGCACAAATCAATAATGGCCTAGATCATTTCCAACTCACCGAAAATGACCTGGTCGTTGAGGATGCACAGTTCAAAGCCCAGATGAGTACCATCCTGATGATTGACATCAGCCACAGTATGATCCTGTATGGCGAAGACAGGATTACCCCGGCGAAGAAAGTAGCCATGGCTTTGGCAGAACTGATTACCACGCGCTATCCTAAGGATACCCTTGACATTCTGGTGTTTGGCAATGATGCGTGGCCGATTGCCATCAAGGATCTGCCTTACCTGAGGGTCGGGCCTTACCATACCAACACCGTCGCGGGTTTGCAATTGGCGATGGACATGCTGCGCCGGAAGCGCAACACCAACAAGCAGATTTTTATGATTACCGATGGCAAGCCCAGCTGTGTGCGTGAAAAAGACGGCACCTACTACATGAACAGCAATGGGCTGGACGAATACATCACCGAGCAATGCTACAATCAGGCGGCGCAGGCGCGGAAATTGCACATCCCGATCACCACTTTTATGATTGCCAGCGACCCGTACCTGCAGCAGTTCGTCAATAAATTTACCGAAGCCAACCAGGGGAAGGCGTTCTATACCGGACTCAAAGGCCTCGGGGAAATGATTTTTGCCGATTATGAGACGAACCGGAAGAAGAAAATCAATTGATTTGATAATAACTCACAACATAGCAACATAGTGCTGCCGGAACCGGTGTCCGCGGACTTATCCAGACACGCTATCCTAAATGAAATGCCACAACCATTCAAATGAGACCTGTGTTTCTGTTTGGTTAAAAAATAAAAAAAGTAACATGAATATAGAAAACACCACCACACTCGTAGCCTTAAAACAATCAGGCTATACCTCCAAAAGCATCAAAGACGAACTGCGCGACAACCTGCGCCTCAGGATAAAATCAGGACAGCCTGTTTTTGAAGGCGTGTATGGTTTTGAGAATACAGTCATCCCTGAACTGGAGCGCGCCATCTTATCACGCCACAACATCAACCTGTTGGGGCTAAGGGGTCAGGCGAAAACGCGGCTGGCCCGTAAAATGGTCGGACTGCTTGACGAATACATCCCCATCGTCGCAGGCTCTGAAATCAATGACGATCCGCTTGAACCCATTTCGCGCTTTGCCAAAGACCTCATTGCCGAAAAGGGTGACGACACCCCCATTGCCTGGGTACACCGATCTGACCGCTTTTTTGAAAAGCTGGCCACACCTGATGTTACCGTTGCCGATCTTATCGGGGATGTTGATCCCATTAAAGCGGCCAACCTGAAACTATCCTATGCCGATGACCGTGTGATTCACTTCGGTATGATCCCAAGAGCGAACCGCTGCATTTTTGTCATCAACGAATTGCCCGACCTGCAGGCGCGTATCCAGGTGGCGTTGTTCAACATCCTGCAGGAAGGCGACGTCCAGATCCGTGGATTTAAGATCAGGATGCCCCTTGATATGCAGTTTGTATTCACCGCGAATCCTGAAGATTATACGAACCGCGGGAACATCGTTACCCCTTTGAAAGACCGTATCGGCTCCCAGATCCTGACGCATTATCCTGAAACGTTAGCCGTGGCCCGCAGCATTACGCAGCAGGAAGCCAGGCTGGATGCGCAACAGGCAGGGGCTGTTTTGGTGCCTGCACTCGCCAAAGACTTACTCGAGCAAATCAGTTTTGAGGCACGCGAAAGCGAATATATCGATGCCAAAAGCGGCGTGAGTGCGCGTATGAGCATCACGGCCTATCAAAACCTGATCAGTACCGCCGAACGCAGGGCATTGCTGGCAGGGACTGACACCACCACGGTACGCCTGTCCGACTTTATGGGGATTATCCCGTCGATTACCGGAAAAGTGGAACTTGTGTACGAGGGCGAACAGGAAGGCGCGGCCGTAGTGGCACAGCACCTCATAAGCGATGCGATTCATACGCTGTTCCCTGGGTATTTTCCTAAAATAGAAAAGCTTGAACGCGATGCCACTGCGAGTCCGTATGCGCCATTGCTCGAATGGTTTTTTACCGAAACGGGTTTCGAGCTCCTCGACGATGCGACGGATGACGCCTACAAACAACAACTGGATGCCGTTGCGCCATTGGAAGCCTTACTGCAGAAATACCAGCCCGGCTGCCTGCCCGAAGAAAAATATTTCTTCAAGGAATTCCTGCTCTGGGGGCTGGTGGAATATGAGAAACTGAGCAAGGACCGGATTGCGGTGGGGTATCAGTTTAAGGATCTGTACAGCAATTACATCAACAAGCTGTAACTTAATTTATACGATTGGATGAAGGAACCCGGAGCGTAAGGCTTCGGGTTTTTCAATGACGAGAAGTTTTTTTTCGGAAGAAAATGTTTGGACACTTTCATCGGGTACACGATTCGCTTACAAAAGTGCCTACTCCCCAAAAAAAGTATCGACAAAACTCCTGAATTTCAATAGCAGTGTTTCTCCAATTGTTTTCCGATGGAGGACGGAAGGCTGGCTTTCCAGCGTCTCAATCACCTCTTGTGTGGTCGGTGTCCGTTGGGAAAACAGGTAGTTCTCAACCAACATTTTTAACTTGTCACCATCGAGCTGCTCCTGTGCTACAAACTGGTCAAACGCCTTTTGCTTTTCAGCATCCATAAAGCTTTCGAACTGCTCTTCGATGCTGTCATCCGCAATCAACGGCAAATTCTCTGTAATGAATTTCTCGATAAGTTCCCGCTTGCTCCTCAACCTGACATCGCCGGCAACTAAATCGAGGATTTCTTTCTGCTTGCGCTGTTTTTCTTCGAGCGACATAGCGTTCAGTTTCGCCAATAGGTTCAGGATGTATGCGACCGTGATGTCATCGCGGTGGATTAATTCCAACTCAAAATCGACTTCATCAAGCACCGATACTTTTTCCTTGGAAGTCCTGACCTTA
The nucleotide sequence above comes from Flavobacterium magnum. Encoded proteins:
- a CDS encoding fibronectin type III domain-containing protein encodes the protein MKSKITQFLLFAFLSFNFTVSAQCWQSVSTGNGHTGAIKPDGSLWTFGFNAKGQLGINETSDYRTPQRVSGGWKAVSMSGNASLGLKTNGNICYWGDINGTTYLTPQTIGSATDWKSISNGATHFAAIKNDGTLWLWGINTSGQLGDGTTTASVNPKKLGTATNWKMVQCGSSFTTALKTDGTLWAWGSNSIGGFGNGTTTNSSVPVQIGTATDWASISRIAETTLAIKTDGTLWAWGRNSFGQVGDGTFVTRTTPVQIGTSTWKSVCAGGINSFALKTDGTLWAWGNGGDGQLGNNAFGDVYSPVQIGTGNDWTALTSSNTHTLGLKADGSLYGWGSNYSGEIAITPGGFEVYVPTTVYCMPGCTLSTQHSPVSTFIPALTGAPEPIFTDAAGIYSRFQFENSQQYIFTSSIPTDYITLSESVNGVDVYATGPSPFTWSPGTFTTTNNRIRVAVHSGSACGTDTTQRTLSVTATCGKPKNLTSVAGANTATLNWELQGYEPASWDIYFSRTNAAPTATTIGTTVTVAGNLRTYPIAQLNGQTTYYYWIKSTCGANKSAWISGGSFTTLGTQYCTSGSQAPTTNFTPSCTGGQETINTNAWDGEYATVNVIANKLYTFKTSAADYVTIVSTDGSFVYAAGQNPVSWQSPFSGTIRYFIYAGASCGTGNVNRTRYIICENPCGNATDVTASNVTFNSVSLSWTAPATAPAQGYQYYYSTANTAPTAATVPSGSTAAGAVTANVSNLVSGTTYFYWVRTKCSATSLGAWIPGGSFTTPEPCARPTALTITDITPSSATLSWTAASTPPAAGYEIYYSTSIIGPPTINAVTSGLSVSITGLAENTTYYYWVRSNCGTMQGSWIGGSFTTLRRLLCNSSPYFLYPQATFTPACSGSDEVIAADSFAGQYSNVSISANTRYTFRSSVATDYITVTNAEGTAIYASGFSPVTWLSDMNFGVARYYLHTNTSCGAQNVARTKSITCSPQQILPDSSGLCWKSVTAGYSTSASIRPDGTLWTWGNGGTGSLGTGNGAYLGNPTMVGTAAWSMVSMGSDSLSDNYTTGIQSDGTLWAWGGNFSGQLGTGGSVSDYTYAPTQVGSEANWKWVNSGKTHTAAIKTNGTLWAWGLNTYGQVGDGSTTTRVTPVQVGTAADWKTVVCGADFTTAIKTNGTLWAWGRNLNGVFGNGTTTNSAVPVQIGTATDWKSISRAGSTTLALKTDGTLWAWGINDKGQVGNGTTATQITPVQIGTATWQSISAGIKHSLAISTDGTLWAWGDNSYGQLGDNTIVNKSIPTQVGVNNNWTSIGTGFTHSMATTSDASLYSWGENAYGQLGLNNPGNTNRVPAYVTCVSGCTKASNGLYPTATFTPAYTNAAEAISTFCKTGEYSNVNILANRSYIFTSSVATDYITITDASGNQIYASGFTPFTWYSADKTGVVRYYLHTNTLCYSDFTTRTRSITTVDPTVSCSAVANLTSSLPANNAVKVNWTVVSGNPAGFEICFSLTNTPPTETSNYFTVPGNLRNYTKTDLAGNTLYYYWIRSNCGTSKSVWTAGGSFTTLGTTDCLSGTINSPGEFTPAYSGTTEFVSGLSSSGFTTGKYVNVYVLPNKVLTFSSSSSRVITITSPDKVTVYARGIGSLTWKSENVTGIVRVYLHEDSTCSTVQNSASLYLTAEAACLAVPANVTVSNFVANTATLSWTDPANEGSYDYVYSTSPVAPGYAYSSSFRYSSGNPVVLEPLLPSTTYYYWVRSRCGSYAFSDWAAGSFTTQAVFLCTNGPLSAAVPNFTPACTGSQELLSGSTSAAIYNNINVIPYKQYTFSTSRATDYITITNADGTALIARGTASVTWISGMTGVVRFYVHANAACGEDGLSRSKYVRCSNPPCDAPPTTVATNITANAATIEVTAPATPSTYGYEYYLSTSPNTPSSSVTVSGTIPAGSLSKEITGLNRGTNYYYWVRTVCYPGVTSNWNSGSFMTPCDAPSAVTVSNVGTTTATVSWTTPALAPTVGYQVYVTTSTAVPGTMTITNTTTNNFRNFTALLDGTTYYVWVRSICTNSGVWVSGGSFTTHAMGCRSGNIFPSTTFTPACDTGSQIIATNAWAGEYTNVNVLPDRQYVFGSSVSTDFITITNLDGGVVYAYGTTPLAWSSGAGVESNLIRFYIHTNDYCGTENVNRVRTIACQAPGSCAAPQGLSAGELKSESARISWNIPLFPPSNGYQFYVATENIAPSASFPTTDNTAGENSFVVTGLTPSTAYFYWVRSVCASGPGAWVAGGSFMTAAPGCTNGGLFPTETFTPLRTGEPEVITNTAFAGSYSNVTMLLSRDYTFSSSVATDYITVTSADGSEILAYGITPVNFHSYVDGGTVRVYFHTNSACGTENIGRVRTVTAYPDVPCDAPTNIRTSLLTSEMGRIAWDGTHWAEVYFSTENIAPLDSDPVNATRLAYDSTSYSGLLPNTTYYYWIRSYCEVNWSQWVAGSFTTIPAVNPGCNGAPFGLWPAATFTPVCSQSPELIAPDSWPGEFSNVVVLDQKKYTFASSVSTDYITITNEDGSVLLASGVTPVVWQSGSYSGLIRYHLNTNAACGVEQVSRSRYITCQVDCVITASESVTACESYDWHGENYHDSGDYTYQSTDESGCIHIETLHLTINRNTTTSLDATACDSYVWNGVTYTETGDYTYESTNASGCINTANLHLQINHSTATSEEVTACDSYEWNGQNYTESGDYTYTGTNASGCPNVATLHLTINHSTATSEEATACDSYDWHGQRYRESGDYTFESINAAGCTHTATLHLTINPSTTSEETATACDSYEWNGREYTESGDYTYEGVNAFGCTHTSTLHLTVNRSTTTDETATACGSYLWHGVTYTNSGDYTYSGTNATGCTETGTLHLTVSHTAAPTATAQSFCSGSISSLTAAGTDIKWYASPTGGTALGADTALEMGTYYASQTLGGCESDRTAVSVTVQVGMPSAASPQTFVCGARRTNLSATGTTLRWYTTPSGGTAMASSDLLASGTYYVTQTIDGCQSSRRAVEVIVNTIAAPVSNDQTHCYNATVANLTASGTDIRWYATAAGGTALSTGTQLTAGTYYASQKTGSCESARTAVLVTLSGPALPDAPQAQAYNCGSRRTSLVATGTGLKWYTSPMGGTPMLSSAQLVTGPYYVSQTIDGCEGPRREVSVTILYPSAPTASTQFFCTAATVANLYATGSGIKWYASETDTTPLASTTPLVTATYYASQTNSMMCESARTAVEVITGGAPMPEAPSPQTFVCGTRRPSLAATGSGLAWYTVPSGGTALSSTAVLSTGTYYVSQTVSGCVSGRRAVSVIITNPSAPAATAQVLCSGSTVANLAAAGTSLKWYTSQAGGTALATGTILSGGTYYVSQSVGGCESDRTTVSVTINTVAMPDAPSPQVFSCNVKRPALTATGTNLLWYTVATGGSALPSTAQLATGTYYVSQTIDGCTSARRAVSVSVNATAPPAVSDQSLCQGKLVSDLVATGTALRWYASASGGTSLAGSSQLTAGTYYVSQTLNGCESLRAAANVTLISCMVRMPEMVQQETLSQEAVAAGYGIRIFPNPTSSLLNIRSDGDFRAEHVVILDSAGRVVLEQKGTEVIDVSRFAAGVYILRATSGERQYQAKFVKE
- the ypfJ gene encoding KPN_02809 family neutral zinc metallopeptidase; the encoded protein is MKWFGHRESGNMEDRRGMSGGGKAVAGGGILAVIAVIYSLLTGADPSQLLQQANPGTQQEQTRALTAQEEEVGQFMRVVLADTEDVWSALFQEQGMSYEPPTLVLFTEGVSTGCGYATSAAGPFYCPEDEKVYMDMAFFTELQSRFGAKGGDFAIAYVLAHEIGHHVQHLLGTSDKVHDLQQQTDESGANRLSVELELQADFYAGVWAHHSQRRNQWLEAGDVEEALSAANAVGDDALQKRLQGHVVPDSFTHGTSAQRMAAFKKGFAGGDWQ
- a CDS encoding vWA domain-containing protein → MEQHTKKGFFFKPYDAPLLSPFDKLFGIFKELITHTSGDFDEAIDWLRQLDEEYKLTDDAYTIDDFIEDLKKKGYIREVLKDDGTSGTGITAKTERAIRQQALDQIFGNLNKSGRGNHGTKYSSSGDELTGEFRAYAFGDALDSISVTESLRNAQINNGLDHFQLTENDLVVEDAQFKAQMSTILMIDISHSMILYGEDRITPAKKVAMALAELITTRYPKDTLDILVFGNDAWPIAIKDLPYLRVGPYHTNTVAGLQLAMDMLRRKRNTNKQIFMITDGKPSCVREKDGTYYMNSNGLDEYITEQCYNQAAQARKLHIPITTFMIASDPYLQQFVNKFTEANQGKAFYTGLKGLGEMIFADYETNRKKKIN